In the Desulfosporosinus acidiphilus SJ4 genome, ATGAATATACCTTAGACCCCTTCCAAGAAAAAGCTTTAGCAGCCATTGATGCGGGGAAATCAGTTATCGTAGCCGCACCCACCGGAACAGGCAAAACATTAGTTGCTGATTATTTAATCGAGAAAGCTATGTCTGAACACCTTAAAGTGATCTACACAGCTCCTATCAAAGCCTTAAGCAATCAAAAGTATCGTGATTTTAAGGACCAGTTCGGAGAAGATTCAGTGGGTATAATGACAGGAGATGTTGTCTTAAATCCTACAGCGCCTCTTCTCATTATGACGACGGAAGTATTCCGCAATCAAGTTATAACGGAAGACCCTAATCTTGAATTCGTATCTCACATTGTCTTTGATGAAATTCACTGGCTCAACGACGAGGAACGAGGAACGGTCTGGGAAGAATCAATCATTCTTGCTCCTGCCAAGATGAAAATTCTTGGGCTTAGCGCTACAATTGCCAATGCCCGGCAGTTAGTGGACTGGATTGAATCCATCCGTCATGAGGAAGTTGCCTTAATCGAAGAACCCAAACGCATTGTTCCGTTAGAATATTTTTATTTTACCAAGGATACGGGACTTGTAGATTACAATCACCTTTGGAAATTTTACCGTCAAAAACTCAAGCAAAACAAAAATGAAGAGAATCCCTTCAGTCCCACAACCCACTTGGATCTTATCCGGACAATACAGCGCGACCATCTGCCTGCTCTTTTTTTCGTTTTTAGCCGCAAGCAGTGTGCCATTAAAGCTATGGAACTAGCCGCTATTGCCAACTATCTAAAATCTCCGGAGCGGCGAATGGTCGAAGAAAAATTTCTTCAATACTTTGGTCCGGAAAATGATTGGTCTTCATCAACTCGTCAATTAAAGCGCTTATGTTCGAAGGGAATCGCCTATCATCATGCAGGGTTGCTGCCCTCTCAAAAAATGGTGGTAGAAGAGCTATTCCTAGAACGACTTATTAAAGTCCTTTATTGCACTGAAACCTTTAGTGTCGGCATTAATTATCCTGTAAAAGCGGTCTGTTTTGATTCTCTCAATAAATATGACGGCCGCAATTTCCGTCCCTTGGCTAACCATGAGTTCTTTCAAATGTCAGGTCGGGCCGGACGGAGAGGTATTGATAAAAAAGGGTTTTCTTTTGCCATAGTAGACTTAGCCTATATGGAAAAAAGTCCCCCTCCCAAATTTCAGCTTAACAAGCTTGAACCTTTGACCAGCCAATTTCGGTTGTCTTATAATTCCGTTTTAAATCTAACGGCCACACTTAATCAAGAGCAAATAGAAACCTATTTTCAGAAGAGTTTCGCCGCCTACAGCTACCGATCGAACTCTGATCAATTTCATTTAGAGTTGGCTGACATTGAAAAACAACTGGCAGAATCCAAAAAGAATTTATGCGAAGATGTTGAGTCGTTTAAGTGTCCTATAAAGCACCGTCCTAAACAAAAAGAGTTAGAAAGATTGCGTAAAGCTTACAGAGCTCTGGGGCCCCGTAAGCAGAACCGTGCTTATGGTCGTGAAATGGCGCGTAAGATTCGATCATGGGAAAAAATATTATTACACCCTCCGCAAAACTGTCCTTCAGAGCAAAGAGATCGCTGCGAAAATTACAGTAAAACCTACCTTAAATTAAAACAACAACAGAAAGAACTTTTAAATGCTCTTGAAGCCCTTCCTAATGAGAATGCCTTTCTAATGGAATATGAGTATAAAAAAAATCATCTTCGCCAGCTTGGATATCTTCGTGATGATGAACTATTACCACGAGGTCTATGCGCCAGCCGGATTTATGTACAGGAGCTGCTAGTGACGGAGTTGATTTATTCAGACGTCTTGACTCAGCTCGACGATGATCAAATGAATGCTCTGCTTTCAAGCATTGATTTCGAAGCTCGAAAAAATGATATTTTCCAGCGTTCTGCAGCCTTTGATTCAACACCGGTTAAGGATATCCTTACGTACATCCAGAGTATATGCGGGCCAGAGTCTGTTCGCTTTGACCCTCGTGTTTCAGGAATCACTTACGCTTGGAGTCAGGGACAGTCCTTTAGTGAAGTTCAAAAGATGTGTAATCTCGACGAAGGAGATATCATTAGTGTTTTTCGACGTACCATCGATTTATTGCGTCAAATGCGTGATGCAGTGAATGACTCAAATTTAAGATCGCGTTTCAAAGAATGCATGGATAAACTCGATCGGGATGAAGCTGCAATTATGGAACTGTAAGCAGCAGCAGAGAACGGGGGACCACTCACACTTCTATAAGTAGGAATCTCACGATTGGATGGTAATAAAGAAAACTAAGCTGTCGCTTTCGCCAGAAGCTTAGCGACAGCTTAGCTGCACTTATACTAGCGGACGAAGACACTGTCTTCGCATGAATTAATTCTTCTTGCAGTAGTTAATCGAAGGTTATACTTTCTGATCGTATAAAAAAGGGGTATCTCAAAGCAAGCTTTGTGACACCCCTTTTTTATTATCCGCAACTATGTTGTCCGTTCAGTTTAATCGGCAACTTCAAATTCGCTTTTGGCCACACCACAAAGCGGGCAAACCCAATCATCCGGAATATCCTCAAAAGCGGTACCCGGTTCAATTCCTGAATCCGGGTCTCCCAGTTGAGGATCATAAACATAACCACAAGCACTGCAAACGTATTTTTTCATGATCAAACCTCCAATTGATGTTAAATATCATTGTTATCATATCATTATTATAATAACATTATTCTGCTAAAATTGCTCTTCATCTTAATGTTCTATATTAAAATCTTTGTCAAGGAAATATTATAGTTCCTTAACACATAATCAATAAACTCCTCAGCACAGTGACAGGGTTCACGATGTTCACAAAAGCCAACTTCAAGTTTGCCGACGAGATGATGCTGTAAAACATGTACATTAACATATAAATGACTTACCCTTTGACTAACCGCTAAAAAATATCTTACCGCCAAATAAAACAAGACTAACAAGCAGAGACTGAAGAGTATTCCGAAATTGGGTAATAACCATGGTATACTGACGATGCAGACCCCAATAATCATCAACAACAGCATCCCAATAATCTCTCTGAGCTTTGCGCTTTTCCATTCATAATAACGTCTGAGGAATTCATAAAATAAATTGGCAAAATTGGTTGATGGCACCGGAAGATTCATGGGTACTGCTGGTTTTGGGAACAGGAGATGATCGTAGATTCCCAAGGTATCTCCCCCTCTAGTTTATATTCAATCTGCGGAAAGAATTAACAATATAATTATATTATCCCCCTTTACCATTCTACCCTTCCATATAAAATTCCTTCACGCATTTAGAATCTCTAAACTCTTTTCTTTGATACCGCTTGGATCGTGGAGGTCTAAAAAAAAGCCTCTGAGCATAATCTTCTCAGAGGCTTCAGCCAAATCTCAGCGTTTGCTACGACCCGCTCTGTTTTACAGAGGTGCATAAACTGAGACATCCTTTCTCGGTGCTGCAGCACCGGAGAAACAGAACATATGGCAAGAAATCAGGAACCATGGTTTTCCTTGTCCTTTTGATTTCATTCGTTTCGAGGCTAATTATTTAGCCTGTTCATGCCGGACAAAGTATCCATTCCTATCTACTTATTCGCGCTGATCATAAGAAATTCCTTGAACGAAAAAAGATAACTTTTGGTAACTATTGTAGAATTAACTATTTCTTGTTTCCTTTTTGCTTCTTTTTATTACGCTTTTCGAAAAGAAGTTCGGCAGTATGAATCACTTTAATATTAGGGTTTCGTTTATCCAATCCACCGGAAATTTGCATCAAACATCCGGGACAATCCACGGCTACGACTTCAGCCCCCGTTTCCTCAATATTATTAAGCTTTCGCTCCAAAATTGGTTCAGACAGTTCCGGGAATTTGATGGAGTACGAACCTGCAAATCCGCAGCAACGATCAGACTCTTTCATTTCGATGAGCTCAACCCCTTTTGTATCACTCAGAAGTTTACGTTGCTCAGCGAAGACACCCATTTTTCTTTTCAGGTGACAGGAATCGTGATAAGTAACTTTCAGCGGTACACCATCTCCACCTGGTTCAAGACCTCCCAGATCCGAAAGCAATTTGGAAAAGTCGAAGGATTTACGGCTTAACTCAGCAGCCCGAGCAGCTAAAGCAGGATCGTCTTCAACGAGTTCCAGAAAACTATCTTTAAGAGCGTGGGTACAGGTTGGGCAGGCACTTACCACATAGTCAACATTTTCAGCATCGAGAGCTTCAATGTTCATTTTAGCCAGTTTTCGTGCATTGTTGCGGTCACCCATATAGGTAGCCGGAGCACCGCAACAAGATTGCCCCTCTGGGAAAACAACTTCATATCCTTTTTCATTGAGAGCACTGATGACTCCTTCGCCGATCCGAGGGTAAACAAAGTCAATTAAGCACCCTGAATAGAGAGCAACCTTTCCTTTTGGGCTTTTAACGTCTTGTTTAATCGTTTTAAATACATCACGGAATGGTATATCCGCTACCGCCGGCAAGCTCTTCTTTTCAGTCATGCCCGATAAAAATAGCGGCAAGTGGCGAATGACCGGCTGTCCTTTGGTAAATGGTTTTTGCGCTTTGGAAGCTACCCGTAACAACGAATGGAATAACCGTCGATTGGAAACAACATCTAAAGCAAACTTTTGGGTAAAAGGCAACCCTTGTTTTTCTCCCATGCGGTTGCGAAGTTCTAAGATCATTTCGGGGATATCTAAATTTCCCGGACACACTTCGGAACATTTCCCGCACTGAAGACAAAGATTCTGGGGATTTTTGGCATCATTTTCTGAGTTTAAGAAATTTGTTAAGATGGTTCCGATTCCACCGGTATAGATATGACCGTAAACATGACCGCCTACAAGTTGAAAAGCAGGACACACATTGAGACAGGAGGCACATCGTATACATTGGAATGTTTTTTTGAACTTCGGATCGTTATACATTTTACGCCGCCCATTATCCATGAGAATAATGTGGAACTCTTTGTCCTTTACTGAACCGTCTTGATAATAGGCAGGTGTCGGGCCTGTAACCATAGTTACATAACTCGTGATTTGCTGTGCAGTAGCACTTCTGGGCAACGCTTGCAAAATATGCGTAGCATCTTCAAATTTTGGCACGAGTTTTTCAATACCTACGAGGAAAACATGAACCCGAGGCAAGGTTGATGTGAGCCGGGCATTTCCTTCATTGGTAACCATCATTAAAGTACCAGTTTCAGCGATAGCCATATTCGCTCCGGAAATCCCCATATCTGCCTCGAGAAATTTTTTACGGAGTTCAACTCGAGCTGTTTTAACCAGCTCTGTGATAACAGGTTGACTTACCCTATCCAAATGCCCCGAAAAAACATCTGCGACCTCTTCTTTCGTCATATGGATTGCCGGCATAACCATATGCGAGGGATGTTGCCCGGCAAGCTGAAGTATCCATTCACCCAAGTCTGATTCTTGAACATCGATTCCTTCAGCCATTAATGCTTTGTTTAACGAAATTTCTTCTGAAGCCATTGACTTCGATTTAACAACACGTTTAACGCCTTGTTGTTTTGCCAAATCACTGATATACTTTTTGGCATCTTCCCCACTAGCTGCGCGGAAAACTTTTGCCCCTCTTGCAGTAGCCGCCTTTTCAAATTGATCGATCATCTCATCCAAGTGACTGGCGGCATAGGATTTAACTTTAACAATATTTTCACGAATTGACGGAAAATCATATCCCTCGTATGCTTTTTCACGTGCAGTGATATAAGTATCTCCAAAACGACCTAAGGCACCGCGCAGCACATCATTCTCCAGTGCATCCGAAATTTTCTTCTTAAATTGTTTATCTGCCATTTAGACCACTCCCTCTCCCAATTAATCCACGAAAACAACGACGAGCTGTTTGGGACCATGTACTCCAATTGTCAAAACCCGCTCAATATCCGATGTTCTGCTAGGTCCTGTGATAAAACCCACAAATCCAGGAATTTGAGGAAGTTGATGAATTGTTGACATTGTTTCCGCTAAAGTCGGTATCAAGGACTCCGTCCGTACCAAAGCAACATGGATTGGGACTAGCGTCGAGCATAAGCGTTGATCAACATTGGCATCTTCATCTGCCTGAACTAAAGTACCTAATTCAGCAATAGCATAGGAAACTTGAGTAATTCCGGCATGAGCATCAGGGGTAACTTCTCGAAAATTGCTGGTTATAACATCTATGTTCATGTCTTTAAATTGCTGGGCCAAATTCCCCTTTTGTGATATTTCACCTTCTAAAAGAGCAACATTTTGTACACCTTTTTCTTTCAAGATAGTACCTATCAGTTTTCCGGCTTCCTCTTCCGTATCTGCGCGGTAACATTCTCCTGATACTGCTTCCAATTTTGCTTTAAATTTTTCATATAATTCATTAGAACGAGCATTTGCCATAGAGGTATCCTCCTCAATGTTTTTTCTTCATACGATCGCTGGCTAGTTATTAGACAAAAGTATCCAATCTGGTCAGACCATCATACCATTAATTTTATTTTAAGATATAATATAATAAAAAACAATACCCAGTTCTAAAATTTCAAATAATTATGATTAAAATTTCAAGTTTTTATACAAATTATGTAGCTAACTAAAATAAGAACGAGAATGAATTATAAACGTTGGTAAATCTTATCTCATTGAATAAATTCGTCAATTATAAACCTTACATAATAAAATCTCCTATAAATTGCCCATTGATTTTCGACAAAATATGAGTTATGTTTAACTAAGTAAAGTCTTGTAGACTTCACTCTTGTAGACGTTGCGCATATGGAGGTTTCCGGACGCGGAAATCCTCCAAGTCCCTTCCATTAATCCCAATGTATTTATCCCAAGTATCCCAAGTAATTAGATAATATAACTTTACTGCTTGCATTTTTATTTTTTCGGAATATAATTAGAAGTTGTTGGGGGTATAGCTCAGCTGGGAGAGCGCTAGATTCGCATTTTAGAGGCCAGCGGTTCGATCCCGCTTACCTCCACCAAAAAAACAATCATGGAGCGGGTTTGAGAGAACACCGCTTCTATTTTTTTACAATTAAAGAGGCTTGACACAAAATTTGACCACAACGGGGTTGAGAATAGACATCTGCAAACATGACGAAATGACATAAGCTAAGGGTTACAGAATTTTGGGAGTGTCGAAAACGAACTTGAGTAGTTCGAGGAACGCTCCTTTTTTGCTCCATAAAGAAAACTAAGCTGGCGCTAAGCCTCCGGCGAAGCGGCAGCTTAGTTGCACGTATGCCAGAAGGCGAAGACACTGTCTTCGCACGAATTAGCTCTTCTTGCAGTATATAACCAAAGGTTATACTTTCCGATAGTATAAAAAAACCATGCTCCCGCACGCGTTCAGAGTAGGTATCCACAGGTCGCAATTTATATACTTTCCTAAGTAAAAATACAACTGCAGACCCCGAAGAATCTGCAGCTGGCGTATAACTAAGTTATACCAATAACAGCATTACACAAAAATAATTTTACAGAATTAAATACTTACTATCAATTAGTTTTGCCAAAAGAGAAACAATGTATCAAAGTATCGGTGGTAATAATATCAACACAAAGGATTGGTAAACTTACAGAGAAATCAAACTGCTAAGGTTTTGCTTTCTTCTTGCACTTTTGAACCCGGAAGCATCGTGTAGTAGATAATCGCACCAACAAAAGCTAGAATTCCTGCTAGGATCAAAGCGCTATTGAAGGAATGGGTAGCCTGAACGAGTATCCCAGTAATAGTTGGGGCCAGGAAACCGCCGACATTACCGCCGAAGTTTTGGATAGAGGCAACGGAAGCAGCCTGTCCTGCGGGAGCAATTTCCGAAGCAGCGGCCCAGGCGGCACCGTTGGAAAACATAACTCCAAATTCAGATATCGTCAAAAGGATTAGAGCTGTGAAGGCAGAATTTGCGTAAACCGCAGGAATAATGGTCATCGCCAGAATGAGCCCCAGGCTCATGGCAATTTTTCTGCCGTTCGGTGTCTTGCGTACCCAGAGATCTGAAGTCCTGCCGCCGAGGAAGGCACTGATCGTTCCGGCAATAAACGGCATCATCCCATAAATTCCGGAATGCAAGAGGGTCATATGGCGAGCCTGCACCAGGTAGGTCGGTAGCCAGGTGACAAAGACAAACATGATATAGAGCTGACAGGAGTAGCCGAGCATAAGACCCCAGGTCGACATCTTTTTAAACAGCTGTATCCAGGGCACTCGCGGTTGTTCCTGCAGCGTTGTAATGTCAGCGTCAATCAAGGCGTTTTCTGCTGCATTGACCCGTTTATTGTCTTTCCTGTCACGGTAAAGAACAAGCCAGAAAAGGAGCCAGATGAAACCGAGGGAACCGGTAATGATGAAAGACATTTGCCAACCAAAAGAACTCACGATCCAAGCAACCAGAGGGAGGGCAATAGCAGAGCCCATGTTTACTCCGGCAGTGAAAAATCCGGTTGCAATTCCTCTCTGCCGCCGGGGAATCCAGTCAGCGGCTGTCTTTGTCGCTGCCGGAAAAGCAGGCGCTTCACCTACACCCAAGATTAAGCGGAAGAAGTAGATCGAACCGAAGGAAGTACCCAAGGCTGTCGCCATCGAGGCGAGAGACCAGATAATGACAGACCAGATATAGGTCATCCTGGTTCCGATTTTGTCAATGAAAACACCAATTGGCATTTGCAAAAGTGCATACGTCAAAAGAAAAGCTGAAGAAATAGCGCCCATGGCCGCAGGTGTCCAGTTTAACTGTTTGGCAATGACCGGGAGCGCAACTGATAGATTAGTTCGGTCGAGATAATTAATCGTTGTTGCGAAGAATAACAGGGTTATGACTTCCCAACGCACTTTTGTAGGTTTCATTAAATATCCTCCCAATTCATTCTGAAGTTTGATGTGTAGTTTGAATTGAAACAACGGCTAATCTGTGTTACGGATATGCAGCAGTTCGTTCCAGAGTCTACTGTTTTCAGAATCTGAAAATTAAAAAACCTCCTTTTTGTATAGAAAATATACGCAACTTCATATTAGCCGAAGTGGAGGACTATTGGCAATATTCTGTAAATTAAGAGTTATTTTCGTAGATAAAGAACTTTAAATTCATTTTGCTCCCGAGAACTTTATCACCACAATTGTTCTTGGCTTGTTCTCTTCTTCAGATGCTTTTTAACTTAAAGGGCTGAGTTCTGCAATTTCGGTAGAAGGTATCACTGTGCGTTAAAAACGGACAATATCTCCTAGAAGTCCTTGAGTTTGAATTTATGCTGAGGCCGGCCGACTTTTCCATACTCGATCAAAAGTTCTAATTTTCCTTCCCGTTCCATGACATCAAGATATTTACGGACGGAAACCCGTGCCATCCCTAAAGATTCTGCTGCTTCATCTGCGGTGAAGTACTCTTCACCGTTCTGGACAATGTGATTCCAAATTCGCTGAAATGTATATTTACTCAAACCCTTTTCCAAAGGCTTATCTGTTTCATCCTCCGCTCTTCCAGGCAGAACGTAGCGATCCAAGGCATCCTGTTCTATGTAAATACTGTTTAGCAAGCTGTCGGCCCGCTCTTTATATTGCTGCATAGCATCTTTGAAACGTTCAAAGGTAAAAGGCTTGATTAGATAGTCGACCGCTCCAAAACGAAAGGCTTCCAGTACGCTCTCGCTGCGTTTGTCGGCTGTGATCAAAATAACATCGATGTGAATTTCGTTGCTGCGCAGCCACTTGAGAAAGTCAATGCCGTTTTCTTTGGGGAGAAATAGATCGAGCAGGATCAAGTCAATCTTTTCCTTTTGTACATACTCTCTGGCTTCCGCCAAATTTGCGGCCGTTCCCACCAAATTAAAACCTGGAACTTTCTTGAGGAATTTTGTATTCACGTGGCTTACCATGGGGTCATCTTCTACGATCAAAACATCAAACATTCCTGTCCCTCCCCTTGATGGGCACTGAGATGTACCATGAGGTCCCCTTTTCAACCTCAAACCGAATTGTACCCCTAGCGTCATCGATAATTTTCTTCACAATATACATACCATAACCTCGTTGTCCGGATTTGCTTGACATGCCTAGGTTGTAGATGTATGGCTGAACAGCTTCAGGAATACCTGAACCGTTGTCCGAAACGGTAATATTGAGAAAGTCGTCTTCCTCATCAAGCTTTACATAAATTTCTCCGCTGCCATCACTCTTAACTGCATCAAATGAATTCTCAATCAGATTTCCAAGTACGGAACACAGATCATCGGCAGTCATTGCTTGAGGGAGTTCAGACAGGTTGGAATTGGGGTCGATTTTCAGCTTTATCCTAGACTCTTCCGCTTTGTTGTATTTGGCAAAGAGCAGGGCTGACACAGAAACATTTTTTATCTTTCTGGTCAAAATGCCGTTAATATTGTTTCTTGCTTTCGCCGTGCTCGAAATATAGTCGACGGCTTCATCGTACTCTTCCATCTGAATCAAGGCAGAAATCGTGTGCAATTTATTCATAAACTCATGATTCTGCGCCCTTAGCGACCAGGCCATTTTCCTAATACCTGTAAGCTCTTCAGCCATCTTTTTCACTGCTGTCAGATCACGAAAATTGATTACGGCACCCATGACTCTGTTTTTTTCGTCTACGAGAGGACTATATTTGCACACGATCGTAAGTCCCGGTTTTATTCTGATTTCCACATCCTCCAGTAACTGACCAAGGGACAAAGGACCCTGCTTTTCGTCTATAAAGATGAATTCAAAGACGTTCTTTCCTTTGTCGCTTTCGTTAAGGTCCAAGATGTTAGCTGCTTCTTTGTTATATAAAGCGATTTTTCCCTTGTCATCGACAGCGACAATTCCTTCTTTTACATTTTCCAAGACAACTTCCCTCTCCTTGAGTGCTAAAGCAATCTCTTCCGGTTCCATCCCGTAGATAGTGTTCTTAATACTCAACGACAGGAAAGTTGCACCCATTCCTCCGAGAAAAAGACCAAGGATTATGAACGGCAAAAAACTCAGCAGCGCTTTGTACACATCTGAGTTAAGTTCTGTCAATAAGATACCGACAGACACGGCACCTATTTGCTGCCCGTTTTTATAAATTGGGGCAAAGGCCCGTAACGATATGCCCAACGTTCCATGAGCCTCAGAAACATATTCTTGTCCGGATATCAAGACTCTTTTTTCGTCTCCGCCTTGAAATTTCTCTCCAATTCTTGTTTCTACCGGGTGAGAATAGCGGATTCCTTTCATATTCATGACAACGATGAAGGCAACTCCGGTTTTTGACCGGATCGATTCAATCTGCTCATTAAATGCGTTTTCTGTTAAAGTGCTCTTCCCGCCTAGGAAGTCCTGAACTTCTGAAAAATTAGCCACTGAATTGGCAACATTTAAGAGGCTCTTACTAACCTGGTTTTTTACAAGACTTTTCATTTGATAGACAGATAAAAACACGATGCTTCCAATAGAGACAGATAAGATGATGAGAAAATAAATGCTTATTTTACGTTGAAGACGCATTAAGTATCCTCCATAGGAAATTTCTTTAGACAAAGAAAGTATGCCTCAGAGCAGTCGACAGGAAAGAGTTATGCGTCAATTATATCACTTTCTGAGCTCCCATATACCAAGGGAATTTTTGAGCCAACAATCCTACAGGTCCGCAGCCTAATACAATCACTGTATCTCCATGTTTAACACCGGCATTTTCTACGCTCCAAAAAGCAGTTGTCATGGCATTAGCGAGCAAGACTAAATTCTTATCGTCCACCTCACTGTTCTCGGGGATTTTAAAAGGTGTAAAGTTGCCATAAGGAACCCTCATATATTCAGCCTGACCGAATGCCGGAACCCAATTCTCTAAGATCAACACCACAACCCAAAAAATCTTCCCTCTGGTTAATGGTGTCCATACAATTTCTTTATTTTGAGTATTAAAAGGTCTATTTGTCCGCAAAATATCGTAGTTATGGTATGGGGGGATGGAATGCAGAGTATTCAAGTTGATCTGGAAATACTTTATGTTCAAAAGATTTATTTTTTTATGTTCCTCATGACTTTGACGCTATTGAGCTTTGCCGTCACGATCTGGGCATTTGGAATTAAAGTTG is a window encoding:
- a CDS encoding DEAD/DEAH box helicase yields the protein MSELTFHEYTLDPFQEKALAAIDAGKSVIVAAPTGTGKTLVADYLIEKAMSEHLKVIYTAPIKALSNQKYRDFKDQFGEDSVGIMTGDVVLNPTAPLLIMTTEVFRNQVITEDPNLEFVSHIVFDEIHWLNDEERGTVWEESIILAPAKMKILGLSATIANARQLVDWIESIRHEEVALIEEPKRIVPLEYFYFTKDTGLVDYNHLWKFYRQKLKQNKNEENPFSPTTHLDLIRTIQRDHLPALFFVFSRKQCAIKAMELAAIANYLKSPERRMVEEKFLQYFGPENDWSSSTRQLKRLCSKGIAYHHAGLLPSQKMVVEELFLERLIKVLYCTETFSVGINYPVKAVCFDSLNKYDGRNFRPLANHEFFQMSGRAGRRGIDKKGFSFAIVDLAYMEKSPPPKFQLNKLEPLTSQFRLSYNSVLNLTATLNQEQIETYFQKSFAAYSYRSNSDQFHLELADIEKQLAESKKNLCEDVESFKCPIKHRPKQKELERLRKAYRALGPRKQNRAYGREMARKIRSWEKILLHPPQNCPSEQRDRCENYSKTYLKLKQQQKELLNALEALPNENAFLMEYEYKKNHLRQLGYLRDDELLPRGLCASRIYVQELLVTELIYSDVLTQLDDDQMNALLSSIDFEARKNDIFQRSAAFDSTPVKDILTYIQSICGPESVRFDPRVSGITYAWSQGQSFSEVQKMCNLDEGDIISVFRRTIDLLRQMRDAVNDSNLRSRFKECMDKLDRDEAAIMEL
- the rd gene encoding rubredoxin, yielding MKKYVCSACGYVYDPQLGDPDSGIEPGTAFEDIPDDWVCPLCGVAKSEFEVAD
- the ldhH gene encoding L-lactate dehydrogenase (quinone) large subunit LdhH — encoded protein: MADKQFKKKISDALENDVLRGALGRFGDTYITAREKAYEGYDFPSIRENIVKVKSYAASHLDEMIDQFEKAATARGAKVFRAASGEDAKKYISDLAKQQGVKRVVKSKSMASEEISLNKALMAEGIDVQESDLGEWILQLAGQHPSHMVMPAIHMTKEEVADVFSGHLDRVSQPVITELVKTARVELRKKFLEADMGISGANMAIAETGTLMMVTNEGNARLTSTLPRVHVFLVGIEKLVPKFEDATHILQALPRSATAQQITSYVTMVTGPTPAYYQDGSVKDKEFHIILMDNGRRKMYNDPKFKKTFQCIRCASCLNVCPAFQLVGGHVYGHIYTGGIGTILTNFLNSENDAKNPQNLCLQCGKCSEVCPGNLDIPEMILELRNRMGEKQGLPFTQKFALDVVSNRRLFHSLLRVASKAQKPFTKGQPVIRHLPLFLSGMTEKKSLPAVADIPFRDVFKTIKQDVKSPKGKVALYSGCLIDFVYPRIGEGVISALNEKGYEVVFPEGQSCCGAPATYMGDRNNARKLAKMNIEALDAENVDYVVSACPTCTHALKDSFLELVEDDPALAARAAELSRKSFDFSKLLSDLGGLEPGGDGVPLKVTYHDSCHLKRKMGVFAEQRKLLSDTKGVELIEMKESDRCCGFAGSYSIKFPELSEPILERKLNNIEETGAEVVAVDCPGCLMQISGGLDKRNPNIKVIHTAELLFEKRNKKKQKGNKK
- a CDS encoding LutC/YkgG family protein — protein: MANARSNELYEKFKAKLEAVSGECYRADTEEEAGKLIGTILKEKGVQNVALLEGEISQKGNLAQQFKDMNIDVITSNFREVTPDAHAGITQVSYAIAELGTLVQADEDANVDQRLCSTLVPIHVALVRTESLIPTLAETMSTIHQLPQIPGFVGFITGPSRTSDIERVLTIGVHGPKQLVVVFVD
- a CDS encoding MFS transporter codes for the protein MKPTKVRWEVITLLFFATTINYLDRTNLSVALPVIAKQLNWTPAAMGAISSAFLLTYALLQMPIGVFIDKIGTRMTYIWSVIIWSLASMATALGTSFGSIYFFRLILGVGEAPAFPAATKTAADWIPRRQRGIATGFFTAGVNMGSAIALPLVAWIVSSFGWQMSFIITGSLGFIWLLFWLVLYRDRKDNKRVNAAENALIDADITTLQEQPRVPWIQLFKKMSTWGLMLGYSCQLYIMFVFVTWLPTYLVQARHMTLLHSGIYGMMPFIAGTISAFLGGRTSDLWVRKTPNGRKIAMSLGLILAMTIIPAVYANSAFTALILLTISEFGVMFSNGAAWAAASEIAPAGQAASVASIQNFGGNVGGFLAPTITGILVQATHSFNSALILAGILAFVGAIIYYTMLPGSKVQEESKTLAV
- a CDS encoding response regulator, producing the protein MFDVLIVEDDPMVSHVNTKFLKKVPGFNLVGTAANLAEAREYVQKEKIDLILLDLFLPKENGIDFLKWLRSNEIHIDVILITADKRSESVLEAFRFGAVDYLIKPFTFERFKDAMQQYKERADSLLNSIYIEQDALDRYVLPGRAEDETDKPLEKGLSKYTFQRIWNHIVQNGEEYFTADEAAESLGMARVSVRKYLDVMEREGKLELLIEYGKVGRPQHKFKLKDF
- a CDS encoding ATP-binding protein; this encodes MRLQRKISIYFLIILSVSIGSIVFLSVYQMKSLVKNQVSKSLLNVANSVANFSEVQDFLGGKSTLTENAFNEQIESIRSKTGVAFIVVMNMKGIRYSHPVETRIGEKFQGGDEKRVLISGQEYVSEAHGTLGISLRAFAPIYKNGQQIGAVSVGILLTELNSDVYKALLSFLPFIILGLFLGGMGATFLSLSIKNTIYGMEPEEIALALKEREVVLENVKEGIVAVDDKGKIALYNKEAANILDLNESDKGKNVFEFIFIDEKQGPLSLGQLLEDVEIRIKPGLTIVCKYSPLVDEKNRVMGAVINFRDLTAVKKMAEELTGIRKMAWSLRAQNHEFMNKLHTISALIQMEEYDEAVDYISSTAKARNNINGILTRKIKNVSVSALLFAKYNKAEESRIKLKIDPNSNLSELPQAMTADDLCSVLGNLIENSFDAVKSDGSGEIYVKLDEEDDFLNITVSDNGSGIPEAVQPYIYNLGMSSKSGQRGYGMYIVKKIIDDARGTIRFEVEKGTSWYISVPIKGRDRNV